GGAGCCGCCAGGAGCGGTTGCGGGGGCGGTACGGGGTCGGGGCCGGGTTCCGGCGGGGTCTCGACGAGTCCGGCCGCGGCGAGCCGCCGGACGTCGAGGAGCGTGTGGAAGGCGGGGCGGCCGAGCAGCCGGGCGAGCTCCGCCGGGGGCCGCACCCCGTCGGCGAGGGCGAGCAGGGCGCGCTGCCGGGCCCCGACGGTCTGGCCGGGGGCGGCGGGGCGCGGCACGACGGGGGCGCTGTCGACGGAGGCGTACGGCCAGACGGCGTCGAGGAGTTCACGGCGGCGTACGGTCTCGCGCTCGACGGCCTCGGCGGAGACCGGCCGCACCGTGCCGAACCAGTGCCCGACCCCGTACCGGAAGCGGGTCGGTCCACTGGTGGGGGAGAGGGCGAAGAAGGCGGCGTCGAAGACGGCGCCGAGGTGGCAGATCTCCAGCTCGCCGTCGTGCAGCCGGCCGCTGTCGACGAGGAAGCGGCCGACGGCGCGGTGGGCGCCGGCGCGGTCGACGGCCTCGTCCCAGCCTTCGCGGGGCAGGCGCCCGCCGGTGGTCAGGAGGACGTCGACGCCGGGGGCGGCGGGGCTCTCGGCGTGCACGACGCGGCCGTCGACGAGGTACAGCGTGCCGTGGTCGCGCAGCAGCGCGCCGGTGGCCTTCTCGGCGGCGAGCCGGACCAGCATCGGGGAGACCGGTGGTGCGGGTGGTGCGGCGACGGGGCTCATCCGAGGACCAGCCTCTCGGCGAGGTCGCGGAGGCGTATGCGGGCGAGGGCGAGGTTGCCCTGGTCCCGGTCGAGCCAGAGGTGGAGGAAGACGCTGCTGTCGAAGGAGGTCTCGACGAAGCGGAGGACGTGGTAGCCGACGTGGGTGGTGACGATCAGGTCCTCGACGGGCGGGCCGGGCGGGGGAGTCCCTTCCCCCGTCGTCGCGAAGGAGTCGAACTCGGCTGCCGCCCGCGCAAGTTCGGCGGTCTCGGCGGCCGTGGTCTCATGGTCCCCGGTGGGGGACTCGCCCGCCGTCCCGAGCGCGAGCCCGCTGGTCCAGTCGACCAGGGAGGCTCCGCGAGCGCCTGGCAGGGCCATGGCCTCCAGCAGGCACTCGTCGATTCCGGGCACGCGGATTCCCCTCCCGATACGGCGCGCGAACGAACGGCGGTGACGGTGACGTTACTGAACGTTCCGGCCTGCGGGGGGTGTTCTGGCATTTTCCATCGGAACATGCCGGACGGTGGCGGGAATTGACCGATCCGTTTGCGTCAGGCGCGGGACTCGACGGCGTTCGCGATGTCGGTCAGGTCCTTCTTGAGCGCCTTGGCGACGGCCTTCGCGCCGAAGCGGGCGAGCAGCCGGGTGACGAATCCGGGGGTGCGGTCGCTCGCCGGCCGGGCCGAGAAGGTCATGCGCAGGGTGGTGCCCGCGTCGCCGTCGGCCTTGAGGGTGAGCTCGGAGACGTAGTGCATGCCGTGCGAGTCGGCGACCGTGACGTACCGGTCGGGCGGCACGCACTCGGTCACGGTCATCTCCTCGGTGGCCTCCTTGCCCAGCATCCGCCGCGTCTCGCGCCAGCGCGTGCCCACGCCGAAGCCGCCTTCGGTGAGCACCTCGACCTTCTCGACGCCCGAGAGGACGCGGGGCATGTCCCGGAGGTCGGTGATCGCCTCCCAGACGCGGCCGGGGGAGGCGGCGACCCGGCGCTCGACGACGACGGAGGTGGTGTCCGAACCCGTTCCAGTCATGTCCTCATCGAAGCCGGGGCGCCGCGCCCGCGCTACCCGACGGGTGCGTTTGTGTGCCCCGCCCGCGCTACCCGACGAGGGCGTTCGCGTGTGCCCCGCCCGCCTCCGCGACGATCTCGTCGAGCGTCTGGGGCCTCCGTACCGTCGAGAAG
The sequence above is a segment of the Streptomyces sp. NBC_01255 genome. Coding sequences within it:
- a CDS encoding transcriptional regulator, with amino-acid sequence MSPVAAPPAPPVSPMLVRLAAEKATGALLRDHGTLYLVDGRVVHAESPAAPGVDVLLTTGGRLPREGWDEAVDRAGAHRAVGRFLVDSGRLHDGELEICHLGAVFDAAFFALSPTSGPTRFRYGVGHWFGTVRPVSAEAVERETVRRRELLDAVWPYASVDSAPVVPRPAAPGQTVGARQRALLALADGVRPPAELARLLGRPAFHTLLDVRRLAAAGLVETPPEPGPDPVPPPQPLLAAPQVADPDIALLRRLRDALEAHL
- a CDS encoding SRPBCC family protein, with amino-acid sequence MTGTGSDTTSVVVERRVAASPGRVWEAITDLRDMPRVLSGVEKVEVLTEGGFGVGTRWRETRRMLGKEATEEMTVTECVPPDRYVTVADSHGMHYVSELTLKADGDAGTTLRMTFSARPASDRTPGFVTRLLARFGAKAVAKALKKDLTDIANAVESRA